In a single window of the Zea mays cultivar B73 chromosome 5, Zm-B73-REFERENCE-NAM-5.0, whole genome shotgun sequence genome:
- the LOC103625966 gene encoding choline/ethanolaminephosphotransferase 2 produces the protein MICRPNMITLTGFMFLLTSAFLGFLYSPHLDTTPPRWVHLAHGLLLFLYQTFDAVDGKQARRTNSSSPLGELFDHGSLQLEFK, from the exons ATGATCTGCAGACCGAACATG ATTACACTGACAGGTTTCATGTTTCTACTGACATCAGCATTCCTTGGCTTT TTATATTCACCCCATCTAGATACAACACCCCCCAGATGGGTTCACCTTGCTCATGGACTGCTTCTCTTTCTTTATCAG ACTTTCGATGCCGTGGATGGAAAACAAGCAAGGCGTACCAACTCATCAAGTCCTCTAGGCGAGCTTTTTGACCACGGTAGTCTCCAGTTGGAATTTAAGTAG